The following are encoded together in the Brassica napus cultivar Da-Ae chromosome A9, Da-Ae, whole genome shotgun sequence genome:
- the LOC106364017 gene encoding thiol protease aleurain-like: MSLRLILSLSILLILVAAATTTEEEDIVDFLKRYVDPLEVPKLLESGVTERYKNILQLARFINEESGLPYKAAPNKFVLYTGEEVYAMLRDPQKCSTSTTLTVNQNLTEAAVPETKDWREDGIVSPVQDQGRCASGWAFSATGALEAAYHQAFGEGISLSGQQLLDCDRAFGNAGCKGGLPSQAFAYVKHNGGIATKDNYASVAEERACKFRPEDLSVNVLDSVTAGSEDELKHAVGLVRPVTVTFAVPHDFLYYKEGVFTDSSCDLFTNRTGHAGLVVGYGVENSIPYWLVKNSWGSDWGENGYFKIERGKNMCGKFFFDQLHFPFVFFFCQVLNHVHPTRLWLERLNYGTNGFTII, from the exons ATGTCTCTAAGACTAATCCTATCTCTCTCGATCTTGTTGATTCTAGTAGCGGCCGCGACAACGACTGAGGAAGAAGATATTGTTGACTTCTTGAAACG GTATGTGGATCCGCTTGAAGTCCCCAAACTGCTTGAGTCCGGCGTGACTGAGCGTTACAAGAACATTCTCCAGCTAGCTAGATTCATCAACGAGGAGTCAGGCTTACCATACAAAGCAGCTCCTAATA AATTTGTTCTGTACACTGGAGAAGAGGTTTATGCAATGCTCCGGGATCCTCAAAAATGCTCTACGAGTACCACTTTGACAGTCAACCAGAATCTCACTGAAGCTGCGGTCCCAGAAACA AAAGACTGGAGAGAAGATGGTATTGTTAGCCCTGTCCAAGACCAGGGACGCTGTGCATCTGGCTGGGCATTTAG CGCGACTGGAGCTCTTGAGGCAGCTTACCATCAAGCATTCGGCGAAGGGATATCACTTTCCGGACAACAGCTTTTGGATTGTGATAGAGCTTTCGGTAACGCTGGTTGCAAGGGTGGACTTCCATCTCAAGCCTTTGCATACGTCAAACACAATGGTGGGATCGCAACAAAAGACAACTACGCTTCCGTAGCTGAAGAGCGTGCATGCAAGTTTCGACCTGAAGACCTTAGTGTTAATGTCCTCGACTCTGTTACTGCG gGTTCAGAGGATGAACTGAAGCATGCAGTTGGATTGGTGAGGCCAGTGACTGTAACGTTTGCCGTTCCTCATGATTTCTTGTACTACAAGGAAGGAGTTTTTACTGACAGCTCGTGTGACCTATTTACAAAT AGAACAGGCCATGCTGGATTAGTAGTTGGCTATGGAGTTGAAAATAGCATCCCGTACTGGCTTGTAAAGAACTCATGGGGAAGTGATTGGGGAGAAAATGGATACTTCAAGATAGAAAGGGGCAAAAATATGTGTGGTAAGTTCTTTTTTGACCAGCTTCA tttcccttttgttttttttttctgtcaggTATTGAATCATGTGCATCCTACCCGCTTGTGGCTTGAGCGGCTTAACTATGGGACGAATGGTTTTACgattatttga
- the LOC106364018 gene encoding 25S rRNA (cytosine-C(5))-methyltransferase NSUN5-like, with translation MARRKPNAPPKATRQPAKQKFSSAERSSLYASREAAKVLGTVLRGDSERRAVASIKSLVFSPSVRNKRGTFALVCETLKHLTVIKEVLEIANVLNSKWKRQEPLVYIICYDILFGKEPPLIGDAEKFLMKRKDALVSSLATLLVRKKAETVDELLGVSQVNGPLKPRYVRVNTLKMDVDSAVQELGKLYKVQKDETVPDLLVMPPGSDLHSHHLVKNGRIFLQGKGSAMVAAALEPEADWEVIDACAAPGNKTINLAALMKGQGKIIACELNEERVKRLEQTIKLSGATNIEVFHGDFLGLAPEDPSFAKVRAILLDPSCSGSGTITDRLDHLLPSHSADNKNYDSIRLHKLAVFQKKALAHALSFPQVERVVYSTCSIHQIENEDVVSSVLPLASSLGFELGTPFPQWQRRGLPVLAGSEHLLRMDPEEDKEGFFIALFTKTNKLDDLKSSEVSERECRRRRRQGHPFLWPKVFFRAWNGRMR, from the exons ATGGCGCGTCGCAAACCCAACGCGCCGCCGAAAGCCACGCGCCAGCCGGCCAAACAAAAGTTCTCCAGCGCCGAGAGATCATCTCTGTACGCATCGAGGGAAGCAGCTAAGGTCCTCGGCACAGTTCTCCGAGGAGACTCCGAGCGTCGAGCCGTCGCTTCGATAAAGTCACTCGTCTTCAGCCCTTCCGTCCGCAACAAACGCGGCACCTTCGCTCTCGTCTGTGAGACCCTCAAAC ATCTTACTGTAATAAAAGAAGTTCTTGAAATCGCTAACGTGTTGAATAGCAAATGGAAG AGGCAAGAGCCATTGGTCTACATTATTTGCTATGATATCCTTTTCGGAAAG GAGCCTCCATTGATTGGTGATGCTGAGAAGTTTCTCATGAAACGTAAAGATGCTCTAGTGTCAAGTCTAGCTACACTTTTAGTGAGGAAGAAAGCTGAAACCGTTGATGAGTTGTTGGGTGTTTCTCAAGTTAATG GTCCTTTGAAACCACGTTATGTTCGCGTAAATACACTCAAGATGGATGTAGATTCAGCCGTGCAGGAGCTGGGGAAGCTCTATAAG gTGCAGAAGGATGAGACAGTTCCTGACCTGTTGGTGATGCCTCCTGGCAGCGATTTGCATTCTCATCATTTGGTTAAGAATGGGCGTATATTTTTGCAG GGAAAGGGAAGTGCAATGGTAGCAGCAGCACTAGAGCCAGAAGCAGATTGGGAG GTTATTGATGCATGTGCAGCTCCAGGAAACAAAACTATTAATCTTGCTGCTCTTATGAAAGGACAAGGAAAAATCATAGCGTGTGAGCTAAATGAAGAACGTGTAAAGCGTTTGGAACAGACTATTAAGCTCTCTGGTGCTACCA ATATTGAAGTCTTTCATGGTGATTTCTTGGGACTAGCTCCGGAAGATCCTTCTTTTGCAAAG GTTCGGGCTATATTGTTGGATCCTTCTTGCTCTGGCTCAGGAACCATTACAGATCGTTTGGACCATCTTCTCCCTTCTCATTCAGCAG ATAACAAGAACTATGACTCCATAAGACTACACAAACTCGCTGTTTTCCAGAAGAAGGCTCTTGCTCATGCACTCTCCT TTCCACAGGTTGAGAGAGTAGTATACAGCACATGCTCCATCCACCAGATAGAAAACGAAGATGTTGTCTCATCTGTTTTACCTTTAGCTTCATCCTTGGGCTTCGAACTCGGTACTCCTTTCCCTCAGTGGCAGCGTCGTGGTCTCCCTGTATTAGCTGGAT CTGAGCATTTACTCAGGATGGATCCAGAGGAGGACAAAGAAGGGTTCTTCATCGCTTTGTTCACCAAGACAAACAAACTCGATGACTTGAAATCGTCTGAAGTTTCTGAAAGAGAGTGTAGAAGAAGACGCAGACAGGGTCATCCGTTTCTTTGGCCTAAAGTGTTCTTCAGAGCTTGGAATGGGCGGATGAGGTAG
- the LOC106364019 gene encoding probable WRKY transcription factor 50, with translation MNDAETNLARSFSDDTHSGLDIPDLYLSDEWMDDDLASAVSGMNQSYPYQTSDAAAFFSCSSSSLSQPESSSTNASAATATASAENQVKKENKKVKERVAFKTQSEVEVLDDGFKWRKYGKKMVKNSPNPRNYYKCSTDGCPVKKRVERDRDDPSFVITTYEGFHNDSSMN, from the exons ATGAATGATGCGGAGACGAACTTGGCGAGGAGTTTCAGTGATGATACTCACTCAGGTTTAGACATTCCGGATCTATACTTGTCAGATGAATGGATGGATGATGATCTTGCCTCTGCGGTTTCCGGAATGAATCAATCTTATCCTTATCAGACCAGTGATGCTGCTGCTTTCTTCTCTTGTTCCTCTAGCAGTTTGAGTCAACCTGAATCTTCAAGTACCAACGCTTCTGCTGCTACAGCCACTGCTTCGGCTG AAAACCAAgttaagaaagaaaataagaaagttAAAGAGAGAGTGGCATTCAAGACACAGTCTGAAGTTGAAGTGCTTGACGATGGTTTCAAGTGGAGAAAGTATGggaagaagatggtgaagaaCAGCCCAAATCCCAG AAACTACTACAAATGTTCAACTGATGGCTGTCCCGTGAAGAAAAGAGTTGAAAGAGATAGAGATGATCCGAGCTTTGTGATAACAACTTACGAGGGCTTCCACAATGACTCAAGTATGAACTAA
- the LOC106364020 gene encoding cytokinin riboside 5'-monophosphate phosphoribohydrolase LOG8 isoform X2 gives MEENQRFKKVCVFCGSNSGHRDVFSLAAIELGNELVKRKINLVYGGGSVGLMGLISRRVSEGGCHVLGIIPQALMPIEISGETVGEVRIVADMHERKAAMAQEAEAFIALPGGYGTMEELLEIITWAQLGIHKKTVGLLNVDGYYNNLLALFDTGVEEGFIKPGARNIVVSAPSAKELLEKMELYTPSHKHIASHQSWKVEQLAGDS, from the exons ATGGAGGAGAACCAGAGATTCAAAAAAGTTTGTGTTTTCTGCGGAAGTAACTCTGGTCACAGAGATGTTTTCAGCCTTGCTGCTATCGAACTTGGCAATGAACTG GTGAAGAGAAAGATAAATTTGGTTTATGGTGGAGGAAGTGTTGGGCTAATGGGTTTGATATCTCGGAGAGTCTCAGAAGGTGGTTGTCATGTACTTGG gATCATTCCACAAGCTCTGATGCCTATTGAG atatctggtGAGACTGTTGGAGAAGTAAGAATCGTTGCAGACATGCACGAGCGCAAAGCTGCAATGGCACAAGAAGCTGAGGCTTTCATTGCCCTCCCTG GAGGTTATGGAACTATGGAGGAACTGCTGGAGATTATTACATGGGCACAGCTTGGTATCCATAAGAAGACG GTTGGTCTTTTGAATGTTGATGGTTACTACAACAATCTGCTTGCTTTGTTTGATACTGGAGTTGAAGAAGGTTTTATCAAGCCAGGTGCTCGTAACATCGTTGTTTCTGCACCATCTGCCAAGGAACTTCTGGAGAAGATGGAG cTATATACTCCTTCACACAAGCACATTGCTTCTCACCAAAGCTGGAAAGTTGAGCAACTGGCTGGAGATTCTTAA
- the LOC106364020 gene encoding cytokinin riboside 5'-monophosphate phosphoribohydrolase LOG8 isoform X1 — translation MEENQRFKKVCVFCGSNSGHRDVFSLAAIELGNELVKRKINLVYGGGSVGLMGLISRRVSEGGCHVLGIIPQALMPIEQISGETVGEVRIVADMHERKAAMAQEAEAFIALPGGYGTMEELLEIITWAQLGIHKKTVGLLNVDGYYNNLLALFDTGVEEGFIKPGARNIVVSAPSAKELLEKMELYTPSHKHIASHQSWKVEQLAGDS, via the exons ATGGAGGAGAACCAGAGATTCAAAAAAGTTTGTGTTTTCTGCGGAAGTAACTCTGGTCACAGAGATGTTTTCAGCCTTGCTGCTATCGAACTTGGCAATGAACTG GTGAAGAGAAAGATAAATTTGGTTTATGGTGGAGGAAGTGTTGGGCTAATGGGTTTGATATCTCGGAGAGTCTCAGAAGGTGGTTGTCATGTACTTGG gATCATTCCACAAGCTCTGATGCCTATTGAG cagatatctggtGAGACTGTTGGAGAAGTAAGAATCGTTGCAGACATGCACGAGCGCAAAGCTGCAATGGCACAAGAAGCTGAGGCTTTCATTGCCCTCCCTG GAGGTTATGGAACTATGGAGGAACTGCTGGAGATTATTACATGGGCACAGCTTGGTATCCATAAGAAGACG GTTGGTCTTTTGAATGTTGATGGTTACTACAACAATCTGCTTGCTTTGTTTGATACTGGAGTTGAAGAAGGTTTTATCAAGCCAGGTGCTCGTAACATCGTTGTTTCTGCACCATCTGCCAAGGAACTTCTGGAGAAGATGGAG cTATATACTCCTTCACACAAGCACATTGCTTCTCACCAAAGCTGGAAAGTTGAGCAACTGGCTGGAGATTCTTAA
- the LOC125577713 gene encoding uncharacterized protein LOC125577713, producing MYLDITQKMVKMNPKTIVTNLLLLLLLQISNFSIVVFSLERLYRKPYKSEFSIRPSTVTRIIVANELWGLKNGNAGFVCAHGPKVWRKSNPGDRYVVIKFEHTGITRYKFVHCHLRSSRGYVNVPINIHPDTSARCYPSYKCHYFIRKDGVYYKPEKKLFPWLPFPRSKNGRHAKA from the coding sequence aTGTATTTAGATATAACTcaaaagatggtgaagatgaatCCCAAAACCATAGTTACAAACCTCCTCCTCTTACTCCTCTTGCAAATCTCCAACTTCTCCATCGTTGTGTTCTCTCTGGAGCGGTTATATAGGAAACCTTATAAATCGGAGTTTAGCATACGACCAAGCACTGTCACACGTATCATCGTGGCCAACGAACTATGGGGTCTTAAGAATGGGAACGCTGGCTTTGTATGTGCTCACGGTCCCAAGGTTTGGCGTAAAAGCAATCCGGGAGACCGGTACGTTGTAATCAAGTTCGAACACACTGGTATTACAAGGTATAAATTCGTACATTGCCATCTCCGGTCGAGTCGTGGGTATGTCAATGTTCCTATCAATATTCACCCTGACACTTCTGCTAGGTGTTACCCTAGTTATAAATGCCATTACTTTATTAGAAAAGATGGAGTTTATTACAAGCCTGAGAAGAAGCTCTTCCCATGGCTGCCGTTTCCACGCTCTAAAAATGGACGTCACGCCAAGGCTTAA
- the LOC106442580 gene encoding uncharacterized protein LOC106442580: protein MTFKIDRFIRTLAWFLVTQVTVVSQAGRSHFVTTELNIRNEMQGLKRPEIVYHCQAINNGLEYGWRRAKKPPLGHTFHVLLEGGQKLEEEIHRCHFRSVLGKADVDIRMTAIDAEICNYKRACAVHVVTPEGIMFHGKEWDFKERYPRLIPRTYLEAKWKPWPRRSSSGREDPRSQRRSGGGSQ from the coding sequence ATGACGTttaaaattgatagatttataagaACCTTAGCGTGGTTCCTTGTAACGCAGGTCACCGTGGTCTCCCAGGCCGGGAGGTCACATTTCGTCACAACAGAGCTGAACATACGTAATGAAATGCAAGGCTTGAAACGTCCAGAGATAGTTTACCACTGCCAAGCTATAAATAATGGTCTTGAATACGGTTGGAGACGAGCCAAAAAGCCACCACTGGGCCATACCTTCCATGTACTCTTGGAAGGAGGCCAAAAACTGGAGGAGGAGATTCACCGCTGCCATTTCCGATCGGTGCTCGGTAAAGCAGACGTCGATATCCGTATGACTGCGATTGATGCTGAGATATGTAATTATAAAAGGGCATGTGCCGTTCATGTGGTTACACCGGAAGGGATAATGTTTCATGGTAAAGAATGGGATTTTAAAGAGAGGTATCCACGGCTGATACCACGGACATATCTTGAAGCTAAGTGGAAACCTTGGCCACGACGCAGCAGCAGCGGCCGTGAGGACCCGAGAAGCCAACGTCGCTCTGGAGGAGGTTCACAATGA
- the LOC106444454 gene encoding S-protein homolog 13-like, whose product MFRKLQDSTINQHSRKHSKRLIQMARNQGLWFFVAAVVAVALLPAPTMAGRLELRNEIEGVVLRKAKLSMRCWSNEDDLGWDVIKPMESRLWKFTTMNMWPFQKTEFRCQFRSGFGTTNQEVVTVFSVKSGFRKECGFLGDECTWVAKRDGFYLRKAIRDKDATKTFVDILKSKWVWKW is encoded by the coding sequence ATGTTCCGTAAGCTCCAAGACTCGACGATAAATCAACATTCAAGAAAACATAGCAAACGATTAATCCAAATGGCAAGAAACCAAGGCTTGTGGTTCTTCGTGGCGGCGGTTGTGGCCGTAGCATTGTTACCCGCACCGACAATGGCGGGTCGTCTAGAGCTAAGGAACGAGATCGAAGGGGTCGTTCTCCGGAAAGCGAAGCTGTCCATGCGGTGCTGGTCGAACGAGGACGACCTCGGGTGGGACGTGATAAAGCCAATGGAGTCACGGCTGTGGAAGTTCACGACAATGAACATGTGGCCGTTCCAGAAGACTGAGTTTCGGTGCCAGTTTCGAAGCGGGTTTGGAACAACGAACCAAGAAGTGGTGACCGTGTTCTCTGTCAAAAGCGGGTTTCGGAAGGAGTGCGGATTCTTAGGAGATGAGTGCACTTGGGTAGCGAAGAGAGATGGGTTCTATCTGAGGAAGGCCATAAGGGACAAGGATGCTACTAAGACCTTTGTTGATATCCTCAAAAGCAAATGGGTTTGGAAATggtga
- the LOC106364021 gene encoding auxin-responsive protein IAA28-like, producing MEEEKRLELRLAPPCQQLTSNNNINGSTQRSLTKETSFVFNNRVETAPVVGWPPVRTSRRNLTVQPKEEMKKGVNDEVRELYVKINMEGVLIGRKVNLSAFNNYQELSHAVDQLFSKKDLADVNRQYTLVYEDNEGDTVLVGDVPWEMFVSTVKRLHVLKTSHASMLSPRKHGTE from the exons atggaagaagagaagagattgGAGCTTAGGCTGGCTCCTCCCTGTCAACAACTCACATCCAACAACAACATCAATGGATCAACACAAAGAagcctcaccaaagaaacatcATTTGTTTTCAATAACAG GGTTGAGACAGCTCCTGTGGTGGGATGGCCGCCGGTAAGAACATCCCGGCGAAACCTTACGGTGCAGCCAAAAGAGGAGATGAAAAAGGGAGTGAACGATGAAGTGAGAGAGTTGTACGTTAAGATCAATATGGAAGGAGTTCTCATTGGAAGAAAAGTCAACCTCTCCGCTTTTAACAACTACCAAGAGCTTTCACATGCCGTTGACCAACTCTTCTCTAAGAAAGATTTGGCTGATGTAAACAGACAATACACTTTGGTCTACGAAGACAATGAAGGAGATACCGTTCTGGTCGGAGATGTTCCTTGGGA GATGTTTGTATCGACAGTGAAGAGATTGCACGTTTTAAAGACCTCCCACGCCTCCATGCTCTCAC CTAGAAAACATGGCACGGAATAA
- the BNAA09G04440D gene encoding uncharacterized protein BNAA09G04440D isoform X1 — translation MAPLKRTCSDISHQISIDNTLTKEPTPTATTTTLLSLSAISEVEDAKCECCGMSEECTPEYINGVRSKFSGKLICGLCAEAVEQEMEKMNNSELVVEKRREEAVHAHMSACARFNRLGRSYPALYQAEAVKEILKKRSNKMVRATKSEKGGLTRSSSCMPALAKELKDRTFVNN, via the coding sequence ATGGCTCCCCTTAAACGCACTTGCTCGGATATATCACACCAAATATCCATAGACAACACTCTAACCAAAGAACCAACGCCAACTGCAACCACTACAACTTTGTTGTCCTTATCGGCGATATCCGAAGTGGAAGATGCAAAGTGTGAGTGTTGCGGCATGTCTGAAGAGTGCACGCCGGAGTATATAAACGGTGTGCGTTCAAAATTCTCAGGGAAGCTGATTTGCGGGTTGTGCGCAGAAGCGGTGGAGCaagagatggagaagatgaACAACAGTGAATTAGTGGTGGAGAAACGGCGAGAGGAGGCAGTACATGCACACATGAGCGCATGTGCCCGGTTTAACAGGCTAGGCCGGAGTTACCCGGCGTTGTACCAAGCAGAAGCGGTTAAGGAAATTCTGAAGAAGAGATCTAACAAGATGGTCAGAGCTACCAAGTCTGAAAAAGGTGGTCTCACTAGGAGCTCTAGCTGCATGCCTGCTTTGGCTAAGGAGCTAAAAGATCGTACATTTGTTAATAACTAG
- the BNAA09G04440D gene encoding uncharacterized protein BNAA09G04440D isoform X3, protein MAPLKRTCSDISHQISIDNTLTKEPTPTATTTTLLSLSAISEVEDAKCECCGMSEECTPEYINGVRSKFSGKLICGLCAEAVEQEMEKMNNSELVVEKRREEAVHAHMSACARFNRLGRSYPALYQAEAVKEILKKRSNKMVRATKSEKGGLTRSSSCMPALAKELKDRTFVNN, encoded by the exons ATGGCTCCCCTTAAACGCACTTGCTCGGATATATCACACCAAATATCCATAGACAACACTCTAACCAAAGAACCAACGCCAACTGCAACCACTACAACTTTGTTGTCCTTATCGGCGATATCCGAAGTGGAAGATGCAAAGTGTGAGTGTTGCGGCATGTCTGAAGAGTGCACGCCGGAGTATATAAACGGTGTGCGTTCAAAATTCTCAGGGAAGCTGATTTGCGGGTTGTGCGCAGAAGCGGTGGAGCaagagatggagaagatgaACAACAGTGAATTAGTG GTGGAGAAACGGCGAGAGGAGGCAGTACATGCACACATGAGCGCATGTGCCCGGTTTAACAGGCTAGGCCGGAGTTACCCGGCGTTGTACCAAGCAGAAGCGGTTAAGGAAATTCTGAAGAAGAGATCTAACAAGATGGTCAGAGCTACCAAGTCTGAAAAAGGTGGTCTCACTAGGAGCTCTAGCTGCATGCCTGCTTTGGCTAAGGAGCTAAAAGATCGTACATTTGTTAATAACTAG
- the BNAA09G04440D gene encoding uncharacterized protein BNAA09G04440D isoform X2: protein MAPLKRTCSDISHQISIDNTLTKEPTPTATTTTLLSLSAISEVEDAKCECCGMSEECTPEYINGVRSKFSGKLICGLCAEAVEQEMEKMNNSELVVEKRREEAVHAHMSACARFNRLGRSYPALYQAEAVKEILKKRSNKMVRATKSEKGGLTRSSSCMPALAKELKDRTFVNN, encoded by the exons ATGGCTCCCCTTAAACGCACTTGCTCGGATATATCACACCAAATATCCATAGACAACACTCTAACCAAAGAACCAACGCCAACTGCAACCACTACAACTTTGTTGTCCTTATCGGCGATATCCGAAGTGGAAGATGCAAAGTGTGAGTGTTGCGGCATGTCTGAAGAGTGCACGCCGGAGTATATAAACGGTGTGCGTTCAAAATTCTCAGGGAAGCTGAT TTGCGGGTTGTGCGCAGAAGCGGTGGAGCaagagatggagaagatgaACAACAGTGAATTAGTGGTGGAGAAACGGCGAGAGGAGGCAGTACATGCACACATGAGCGCATGTGCCCGGTTTAACAGGCTAGGCCGGAGTTACCCGGCGTTGTACCAAGCAGAAGCGGTTAAGGAAATTCTGAAGAAGAGATCTAACAAGATGGTCAGAGCTACCAAGTCTGAAAAAGGTGGTCTCACTAGGAGCTCTAGCTGCATGCCTGCTTTGGCTAAGGAGCTAAAAGATCGTACATTTGTTAATAACTAG